The following are encoded together in the Streptomyces rapamycinicus NRRL 5491 genome:
- a CDS encoding MerR family transcriptional regulator: MRIGEIAALVGVTSRTVRHYHHIGLLPEPKRRANGYRVYTLRDAVLLARIRRLTELGLALDEVRDVLADDAGRELAEVLGELDADLARQEHEIQRRRQVLAALLEGPLTADAPLSPALAELLKVAPATSSPTAAKDREHLMLLEGIIGGDAVYAALRPLAEDRAVLPLYERLDELEGATADDPRIAPLAEELSAAVPDGVLAAIPDGGPTATGFEQALLDDYSPAQAEVVRRVMEQLAVRRGRRAS, encoded by the coding sequence ATGCGCATCGGAGAAATCGCCGCGCTCGTCGGAGTCACATCCCGGACCGTGCGGCACTACCACCACATCGGTCTGCTGCCCGAGCCCAAGCGGCGCGCCAACGGATACCGGGTCTACACCCTCCGGGACGCCGTTCTGCTGGCCCGGATCCGGCGGCTGACCGAGCTCGGGCTCGCCCTGGACGAGGTGCGGGACGTCCTCGCGGACGACGCCGGGCGTGAGCTGGCCGAGGTGCTGGGCGAGCTGGACGCCGATCTCGCCCGTCAGGAACACGAGATCCAGCGGCGCCGCCAGGTGCTGGCGGCGCTGCTGGAGGGCCCGCTCACAGCGGACGCACCGCTCTCCCCCGCGCTCGCCGAGCTCCTGAAGGTGGCCCCCGCCACCTCCTCGCCGACCGCCGCCAAGGACCGCGAGCACCTGATGCTGCTCGAGGGGATCATCGGCGGGGACGCGGTGTACGCGGCGCTGCGGCCGCTGGCCGAGGACCGCGCCGTGCTCCCGCTGTACGAGCGGCTGGACGAACTGGAGGGGGCCACGGCGGACGATCCCCGGATCGCGCCGCTGGCCGAGGAGCTGTCCGCCGCCGTACCGGACGGGGTGCTGGCGGCCATCCCGGACGGCGGCCCGACGGCGACCGGCTTCGAGCAGGCGCTGCTCGACGACTACTCGCCTGCCCAGGCCGAGGTGGTGCGCCGGGTGATGGAGCAGCTGGCCGTCCGACGGGGCAGGAGGGCGTCATGA